From Carassius auratus strain Wakin chromosome 1, ASM336829v1, whole genome shotgun sequence, the proteins below share one genomic window:
- the LOC113106881 gene encoding 2-hydroxyacylsphingosine 1-beta-galactosyltransferase-like, which produces MKAFFLLATLLWCLTASFSWAAKIVVVPPIMFESHLYIFKTLASALHAEGHDTVFLVSEGREVPPSNHYRLQRYPGIFNSTSADDFLQSKVHNIFSGRLTALELFDILDHYSQNCDAVVGSASVMEQLKREKFDLLLVDPNEMCGFVIAHILGVQYAVFSTGLWYPAEVGAPAPLSYVPEFNSLLTDRMSLFQRVANTAVYLVSRFGVRFLVLPKYDRIMRKYNVQPSVSMHDLVQNSRLWMLCTDMALEFPRPTLPHVVYVGGILTKPPSPLPQEFEAWVKDTDEHGFVVVSFGAGVKYLSDDIARKLAGALSRLPQRVIWRFSGVPPSNLGNNTKLVEWMPQNDLLGHTNTRAFLSHGGLNSIYEAMYHGVPVVGVPLFGDHYDTMTRVQAKGMGIMLEWKRMSEEDLYTAMVNVITDTRYRERAQLLSQIHKDQPGHPVNRAVYWISYILRHRGADHLRSAVYEISTYQYFLLDVAVVLGVCLLLLGYLLYRIGKCIRSRMVRGSSPEEKVNGHCHNGIPNGKHKRNGHVRSTEKKLK; this is translated from the exons ATGAAGGCTTTTTTCCTGCTTGCCACATTGCTGTGGTGTTTAACGGCAAGTTTCTCCTGGGCAGCTAAGATTGTGGTGGTTCCTCCAATTATGTTTGAGAGCCacctttatatttttaaaaccctGGCCTCTGCTCTCCATGCTGAGGGCCATGACACAGTCTTCCTGGTCTCCGAAGGTCGCGAGGTCCCACCTTCCAACCATTATCGTCTCCAGCGCTACCCTGGAATCTTTAACAGCACCTCAGCCGATGACTTCCTCCAATCAAAAGTTCACAACATTTTCTCAGGGCGTCTTACAGCACTGGAGCTTTTCGACATCCTTGACCATTATTCTCAAAACTGTGATGCCGTTGTTGGGAGTGCTTCTGTTATGGAGCAGCTAAAACGTGAAAAGTTTGACCTCTTGCTCGTTGATCCTAATGAAATGTGTGGATTTGTTATAGCTCACATCTTGGGTGTCCAGTACGCAGTGTTCAGCACAGGACTGTGGTACCCTGCGGAAGTTGGGGCGCCAGCACCTCTGTCTTACGTCCCAGAATTTAACTCTCTATTAACGGACCGTATGTCATTGTTCCAACGGGTAGCTAACACAGCAGTGTACCTGGTTTCCAGATTTGGTGTCCGGTTCCTGGTTCTGCCCAAGTATGATCGCATCATGAGGAAATACAACGTCCAGCCATCTGTGTCCATGCATGATCTAGTTCAGAACAGTCGACTCTGGATGCTGTGTACTGACATGGCCCTCGAGTTCCCACGACCCACTCTGCCACATGTTGTCTATGTAGGTGGCATCCTCACCAAACCCCCCAGCCCCTTGCCGCAG GAGTTTGAAGCCTGGGTGAAGGATACAGATGAACATGGTTTCGTAGTGGTGTCGTTTGGTGCAGGAGTCAAGTATCTGTCAGATGACATTGCTCGGAAACTTGCAGGAGCCTTGAGCCGTCTTCCCCAGAGGGTCATCTGGAG GTTCTCTGGAGTTCCTCCTTCCAATCTTGGCAACAATACTAAACTAGTGGAGTGGATGCCACAGAACGACCTGTTGG GCCACACAAACACACGGGCCTTCTTGAGCCATGGGGGCTTGAACAGCATCTATGAGGCCATGTATCACGGCGTGCCCGTGGTGGGGGTTCCACTGTTTGGAGATCACTATGACACCATGACGCGAGTTCAGGCCAAAGGCATGGGCATAATGCTTGAGTGGAAAAGGATGAGTGAAGAAGACCTTTACACTGCTATGGTTAATGTCATTACAGACACAAG GTATCGTGAGCGAGCACAGCTGCTGTCTCAGATTCATAAAGATCAGCCTGGTCATCCGGTGAATCGGGCGGTTTACTGGATTAGCTATATACTGCGTCATCGTGGCGCCGACCACCTCCGTTCTGCAGTCTATGAGATCTCCACCTACCAGTATTTCTTATTGGATGTCGCTGTGGTGTTAGGAGTGTGCCTGCTTCTCCTTGGCTACTTGTTATACCGAATAGGCAAGTGCATCCGGTCACGAATGGTGCGCGGTTCATCTCCGGAAGAGAAGGTGAATGGACATTGTCATAATGGAATTCCAAATGGCAAGCACAAAAGAAATGGCCATGTTAGAAGTACGGAGAAGAAACTAAAGTAA